In the genome of Desulfovibrio desulfuricans, one region contains:
- a CDS encoding DUF1385 domain-containing protein, whose amino-acid sequence MEGVMMRHGDVYGLAVRQTDGVIRAMRCPWFSLTRSPWLKKPFVRGFPVLLETLVNGIKALNRSVEAVAQSEQEEISGWHLVLTLILALLMAVGLFVVVPHLLSLVMLWARLGGDVEGLSFHLWDGFFKCCIFMGYIKAISYVPDIRRVFQYHGAEHKTIHAYEAGGDVDAAAAMGKSRLHPRCGTTFLLFVISISILLHAVLVPLMLSIYTPQGEVAKHALTIGVKLLLMVPISALAYELIRYAAKLPEGLSATVLRAPGLALQRLTTYEPDESQLEVAVVALREALGPDDGARVRTVAYTTE is encoded by the coding sequence CTGGCTGTTCGCCAGACCGACGGCGTCATTCGTGCCATGCGCTGCCCGTGGTTTTCGCTTACCCGCAGCCCCTGGCTCAAAAAGCCCTTTGTACGGGGCTTTCCTGTGCTGCTGGAGACCCTGGTCAACGGCATCAAGGCGCTCAACCGCTCGGTTGAAGCTGTGGCCCAGAGCGAGCAGGAGGAAATCTCCGGCTGGCATCTGGTGCTTACGCTGATTCTGGCCCTGCTGATGGCAGTAGGCCTTTTTGTGGTTGTGCCGCACCTGCTCTCGCTGGTGATGCTTTGGGCGCGCCTTGGCGGCGATGTGGAAGGGCTTTCGTTCCACCTCTGGGACGGCTTTTTCAAGTGCTGCATCTTCATGGGGTATATCAAGGCAATTTCATATGTGCCTGATATCCGCCGTGTTTTTCAGTATCACGGGGCAGAACACAAAACCATCCACGCCTATGAGGCGGGGGGCGATGTGGACGCAGCCGCTGCCATGGGTAAAAGCCGTCTGCATCCGCGCTGCGGAACCACGTTTTTGCTGTTTGTCATCAGCATTTCCATATTGCTGCATGCGGTGCTGGTTCCCCTGATGTTGAGCATTTACACGCCGCAGGGCGAAGTGGCCAAGCACGCACTCACCATTGGAGTCAAGCTGCTGTTGATGGTGCCTATAAGCGCGCTGGCCTATGAGCTTATACGCTACGCCGCCAAGCTGCCCGAAGGGCTGTCGGCAACTGTGCTGCGCGCCCCGGGGCTGGCCCTCCAGCGGCTCACCACCTACGAGCCTGACGAAAGCCAGCTTGAAGTGGCCGTGGTGGCCCTGCGTGAAGCCCTTGGCCCGGATGACGGCGCGAGGGTGCGCACCGTAGCCTACACCACGGAATAG